One stretch of Lacimicrobium alkaliphilum DNA includes these proteins:
- a CDS encoding HDOD domain-containing protein, producing the protein MTEPLSVALGEQLAGFIELENRLRDGAPAGQIISHCFNQAHQLQDSFAQAPDSWLAMAQLNFPDYSDSQNLRFKRTLLAMLFSHCHRWHPQSSIGLMCAAMTLDLYSWPTTGDDFLKQIKRLEQQIWASSLIPVARLLPLRQKNGFYQRFARLSHPQLLLMLVGLISTEDRDKPPQKHWHQLLRALARQLPCNCYNLLEPLLLAFGLVPPGAMIQLQDKGIAILLSQTPNARLIKRYHSRSKSFSEEVEVIAITEAIRPRAAYGIKSLSLTDRLWDKDWLSSHQDTEESDGWLPHTQPLSKPPAKLLAIQDLLKQDEPDVDMISNHIATEGFLARQLKYTASQRSRMKLQLEEVKHALLFQGFERTSSILVQQALLNRLNQQYFPLQQHALQFCVLLGHVLEALGDRQSKLQTESLVTLGYFFCSGLFINAAFKRRVRLPARAEELFSLDQLFSLPASVSCTQQSLTLARAWQQEKSSLDAIRCHHQLPSESELKGMAKTLATMLGVGLMMSRQIYFGDQPTQGRNSIYLQQAMQVLQLQPDEMQDVVLQAMENSQCYWPTG; encoded by the coding sequence GTGACCGAGCCCTTATCTGTAGCGCTCGGCGAGCAGTTGGCCGGGTTTATCGAACTGGAAAACAGGCTCCGGGACGGTGCGCCTGCCGGACAGATTATCTCTCATTGTTTTAATCAGGCCCACCAGCTGCAGGATAGTTTTGCACAAGCACCAGACTCATGGCTGGCAATGGCTCAGCTGAATTTCCCTGACTACTCAGACAGTCAGAACTTACGTTTTAAACGCACACTACTGGCCATGTTATTCAGCCATTGTCATCGCTGGCACCCACAGAGCAGCATTGGCCTGATGTGCGCCGCGATGACGCTCGATCTATATAGCTGGCCCACAACGGGCGATGATTTCCTGAAACAAATTAAACGCCTTGAACAGCAGATCTGGGCCAGCAGCCTTATCCCTGTGGCGCGGTTACTGCCCCTTCGCCAAAAAAACGGTTTCTACCAGCGCTTTGCCCGCCTTAGTCATCCACAATTGCTGCTAATGCTGGTAGGCCTGATCAGTACTGAAGACCGTGATAAACCGCCCCAAAAACACTGGCATCAGTTGCTGCGTGCGCTCGCCAGACAGCTGCCATGTAACTGTTATAATCTGCTCGAACCGCTGCTCCTCGCATTTGGCCTTGTGCCCCCTGGAGCGATGATTCAACTGCAGGATAAGGGTATCGCGATACTCTTGTCACAGACACCCAACGCCCGCCTGATAAAGCGCTATCATTCCCGTAGTAAAAGTTTCAGTGAAGAGGTTGAGGTCATTGCAATCACCGAGGCCATTCGGCCACGAGCTGCCTATGGGATAAAAAGCCTGTCACTGACAGACAGGTTGTGGGATAAAGACTGGCTGTCCTCCCATCAGGACACTGAGGAGTCAGATGGCTGGCTGCCACACACTCAACCTCTTAGTAAACCACCGGCTAAATTACTGGCCATCCAGGATCTGCTCAAGCAGGATGAACCCGATGTGGATATGATCAGCAACCATATCGCCACCGAAGGTTTCCTGGCCCGGCAACTGAAGTATACCGCCAGCCAACGCTCCCGTATGAAGCTGCAACTGGAAGAGGTAAAGCATGCATTACTGTTTCAGGGATTTGAGCGCACCAGCAGCATACTGGTGCAGCAGGCCCTTCTCAACCGGTTAAATCAACAGTATTTTCCGTTGCAACAACATGCACTGCAATTTTGCGTATTGCTTGGTCATGTGCTCGAAGCGCTGGGTGACAGACAATCGAAGCTGCAGACTGAGTCTCTGGTTACGCTGGGCTATTTTTTTTGCTCCGGGTTGTTTATCAATGCCGCATTCAAGCGCAGAGTCAGACTGCCCGCACGGGCAGAGGAACTTTTCTCGCTGGATCAGCTTTTTTCCTTGCCAGCCAGCGTATCCTGCACCCAACAGAGTCTGACGCTGGCAAGGGCGTGGCAGCAGGAAAAATCCAGCCTCGATGCCATACGTTGTCATCACCAGCTACCCTCAGAGTCGGAACTGAAAGGGATGGCCAAAACCCTGGCAACTATGTTAGGTGTTGGGCTCATGATGAGTCGCCAGATCTACTTTGGCGATCAGCCAACTCAGGGTCGCAACAGCATCTACCTGCAGCAGGCAATGCAAGTGTTGCAGCTTCAGCCTGACGAGATGCAGGACGTGGTTTTACAGGCCATGGAAAACAGCCAGTGTTATTGGCCAACCGGATAA
- a CDS encoding DUF3192 domain-containing protein — protein MNNKIIRRAAIGFLIYLIFAALVLFFYPDDPDAMDWRDREQYNKVQVAKLDLGTSREEIIALMGAPDISEAKQVKDQRIQIMFYRTQHMESDGITTMNECTPLLFENDILIAWGDGTYQQYTDWQ, from the coding sequence ATGAATAATAAAATTATACGCCGTGCCGCTATTGGCTTTCTGATCTATCTGATTTTCGCTGCGCTGGTATTGTTTTTTTATCCCGATGATCCCGACGCTATGGACTGGCGGGACAGAGAACAATACAACAAAGTACAGGTGGCCAAGCTGGACCTGGGCACCAGCCGCGAAGAGATTATCGCTCTTATGGGCGCACCGGATATCAGTGAAGCCAAGCAGGTTAAAGATCAACGAATTCAGATCATGTTCTACCGTACCCAGCATATGGAGTCCGATGGCATCACCACCATGAATGAGTGTACGCCCCTGTTGTTTGAAAATGACATTCTTATCGCCTGGGGTGACGGTACCTATCAGCAGTATACTGACTGGCAGTGA
- the ppnN gene encoding nucleotide 5'-monophosphate nucleosidase PpnN produces MKRTVQLNPIGSMSLLSQLEVDRLKKSTSSELYRLFRNCSLAVLNSGAQEDNYENIFSPYEDFEINLLRRERGVKIELINPPELAFVDNKLIKGVHEHLFAVLRDLLHMGARYEGNLFVDQSESTHITHMVFDMLRNANAIQATGDPNMVVCWGGHSIGETEYKYTKEVGYQLGLREMNICTGCGPGAMKGPMKGATIGHAKQRYRHGRYLGISEPSIIAAEPPNPIVNELVIMPDIEKRLEAFVRTAHAIVIFPGGVGTAEELLYLLGIMLSEQNCEQVLPVILTGPKESEDYFNSIDEFVGATLGKAAQNLYTIIVDDASEVARTVRENQPEVTEYRRQKGDSYQFNWSLKIDQDFQSPFSPSHDNMSQLNLHLEQPKADLAAALRRAFSGIVAGNVKAEGIEQIKQKGPFSIHGDARLMDMLDTMLESFVAQNRMKLPGNHYYPCYKLVK; encoded by the coding sequence ATGAAAAGAACAGTACAGTTAAACCCAATCGGCTCCATGAGCCTGCTTTCCCAACTGGAAGTTGATCGCCTTAAGAAATCCACATCAAGTGAGCTTTACCGGCTGTTTCGCAACTGCAGCCTGGCAGTACTCAACAGCGGTGCCCAGGAAGATAATTATGAAAATATTTTCTCACCCTATGAGGATTTTGAAATCAATCTGCTAAGGCGGGAACGCGGTGTCAAGATTGAACTGATCAATCCTCCTGAACTGGCCTTTGTGGATAACAAGCTGATTAAAGGGGTTCATGAACATCTGTTCGCCGTATTACGAGACTTGCTGCACATGGGGGCCAGATATGAGGGCAACCTCTTTGTCGATCAGTCTGAGTCGACCCATATCACCCATATGGTGTTTGATATGCTGCGCAATGCCAACGCCATTCAGGCTACCGGCGATCCGAATATGGTGGTGTGCTGGGGTGGTCATTCCATCGGTGAGACGGAATACAAATATACCAAGGAAGTGGGCTATCAGCTTGGCTTAAGGGAGATGAACATCTGCACCGGCTGCGGACCAGGCGCGATGAAGGGCCCCATGAAAGGAGCGACGATTGGTCATGCCAAACAGCGTTATCGCCATGGCCGTTATCTGGGCATATCTGAACCCAGTATCATTGCCGCCGAGCCCCCTAACCCGATTGTCAACGAATTAGTGATCATGCCGGATATTGAAAAGCGGCTTGAGGCTTTCGTGCGCACGGCCCACGCTATCGTCATTTTCCCTGGTGGTGTCGGCACTGCAGAGGAGTTGCTGTATTTGCTTGGCATTATGCTCAGTGAACAGAACTGTGAACAGGTGCTGCCCGTTATTCTTACCGGTCCGAAAGAAAGTGAAGATTACTTTAACAGTATTGATGAATTTGTCGGTGCTACCCTGGGCAAGGCAGCGCAAAACCTGTACACCATCATCGTTGATGACGCTTCTGAGGTGGCCAGAACGGTTCGCGAGAATCAACCGGAGGTAACCGAGTACCGGCGTCAGAAAGGCGACTCGTATCAGTTTAACTGGTCTTTGAAAATCGATCAGGATTTTCAGTCGCCCTTCTCCCCCAGCCATGACAACATGTCTCAGCTCAATCTGCATCTTGAGCAGCCAAAGGCCGATCTTGCCGCAGCATTGCGAAGGGCGTTCTCCGGCATTGTCGCCGGTAATGTCAAGGCTGAAGGCATTGAACAGATAAAACAAAAGGGTCCCTTCAGCATCCACGGTGACGCCAGACTGATGGATATGTTGGATACCATGCTGGAGTCTTTTGTTGCCCAGAACCGCATGAAGTTACCCGGCAATCATTACTATCCGTGCTACAAGCTGGTCAAATAA
- a CDS encoding GGDEF domain-containing protein has translation MDNGSQVTNTKLDLSSQNQQKVLRSFKHQIDTLSQFILRLSKFYEGAIPALDKELQTLRGHLGGKINFTLAEVSIGKLTALLMENSDQVRLQNQKSHSLIENAIQALRENSGLPEPLKNDAHAFLRQVRQSQASVFTSLPHFEKALDLFQKALTNLQEHNKVCHSEEQPPLKDATLILHKEITNELRELISQLSTSAKEDQELKKVRDQLAKGLDHEELLECCLIIIRTILREVIQERKHAERFVSSLHSTLDKVSQSVSHSIKESESTFQLKTNNTAQLKQQVLQIEVAIEEAENLKLLRKQANEYLTKMAATLESREKTDQDEQRALMKLLNDMKDQLSHLEQETSEYKQRLLQQKYRSHHDELTQVPNRSAYNDRAELEYRRWRRYGTDLSLALVDVDHFKNINDSYGHAAGDKTLQVIAQQMSKSLRSTDFLARWGGEEFILLLPQTSKEELEAPLEKLRDQIAKIPFKFKQQSVKITVSIGATSFAEGDDIHRVFERADKALFSAKTQGRNRCVIDKGPE, from the coding sequence ATGGATAATGGGTCACAGGTCACAAACACCAAACTGGATTTGTCTTCTCAAAACCAACAGAAAGTGTTGCGCAGCTTTAAGCATCAGATAGATACCCTGTCTCAATTCATTCTCAGACTGAGTAAGTTTTACGAAGGTGCCATACCGGCATTGGATAAAGAGCTGCAAACCCTCAGAGGGCACCTTGGCGGTAAGATCAATTTCACCCTGGCCGAGGTGAGTATCGGCAAACTGACGGCACTGCTGATGGAAAACAGCGATCAGGTCAGACTGCAGAATCAGAAGTCACACAGTCTGATTGAAAATGCTATTCAGGCGCTGCGCGAGAACAGCGGACTGCCCGAGCCCCTTAAAAATGATGCCCATGCATTTTTACGCCAGGTCCGCCAGAGTCAGGCCTCTGTATTTACTTCTCTGCCTCATTTTGAAAAAGCCCTGGACTTATTCCAGAAAGCCCTGACCAATCTTCAGGAACATAACAAAGTTTGTCACTCTGAAGAGCAGCCACCGCTCAAGGACGCGACACTGATACTACACAAAGAGATTACCAATGAACTGAGGGAGCTGATTTCACAGCTCAGCACCAGCGCCAAGGAAGATCAGGAACTGAAAAAAGTTCGTGACCAACTGGCTAAAGGCCTGGACCATGAAGAACTGCTGGAATGTTGCCTGATTATCATCCGTACCATACTGCGGGAAGTCATTCAGGAACGTAAGCACGCCGAACGCTTTGTCTCAAGCCTGCACAGTACACTGGATAAAGTCAGCCAATCTGTCAGCCATTCAATCAAAGAGAGCGAATCCACTTTTCAACTGAAAACCAATAACACTGCGCAGCTAAAGCAGCAGGTTCTGCAGATTGAAGTGGCCATCGAAGAAGCTGAAAATCTCAAGCTGTTGCGAAAACAAGCCAATGAATATCTGACCAAAATGGCTGCCACTCTGGAATCACGGGAAAAAACAGATCAGGATGAGCAACGTGCACTAATGAAGTTGCTGAATGATATGAAGGACCAGTTGAGTCATCTTGAACAGGAAACGTCAGAATACAAGCAGCGATTGCTGCAACAGAAATATCGCAGTCATCATGATGAACTCACTCAGGTTCCTAATCGCAGCGCCTACAACGACAGAGCAGAACTGGAATACCGCCGATGGCGTCGCTATGGCACGGATTTAAGCCTGGCGCTGGTGGATGTGGATCACTTTAAAAACATTAACGATAGTTATGGTCATGCTGCAGGTGATAAGACCTTGCAGGTGATAGCGCAGCAAATGAGTAAGAGTTTACGCTCAACTGACTTCCTGGCTCGCTGGGGAGGCGAAGAGTTCATTCTGTTGCTTCCACAAACCTCAAAGGAAGAACTCGAGGCGCCACTGGAAAAGCTGCGCGACCAGATTGCAAAAATCCCCTTCAAGTTTAAACAACAGAGTGTCAAGATTACGGTTTCCATCGGCGCCACCAGCTTTGCAGAGGGAGATGATATTCATCGCGTATTCGAGCGGGCAGATAAAGCCCTTTTCAGCGCCAAAACTCAGGGGCGGAACCGCTGTGTTATCGACAAAGGACCAGAATGA
- the queF gene encoding NADPH-dependent 7-cyano-7-deazaguanine reductase QueF (Catalyzes the NADPH-dependent reduction of 7-cyano-7-deazaguanine (preQ0) to 7-aminomethyl-7-deazaguanine (preQ1) in queuosine biosynthesis): MTDAHTPASLTHLSLGKTSEYIDQYSPQLLQPVPRSLNREELGIVQRQPFTGVDIWNGYELSWLNPKGKPCVAVLQAYVPASSPNLIESKSFKLYLNSFNQWKVRDSEELQQILIQDLSQCAGADVEVKLYSLDDIQAFQIHAGEGELLDNLDIEVDQYHPEPGILQCGDSVVQRQHISHLLKSNCLITQQPDWGSVSIHYQGREIFADSLLRYLITFRQHNEFHEQCVERIFCDILRQCQPEKLSVYARYTRRGGLDISPFRSNFEANPQFERLIRQ; encoded by the coding sequence ATGACTGACGCACACACACCGGCTTCACTGACTCATCTGAGCCTGGGTAAGACTTCGGAATATATTGACCAGTACAGCCCACAACTGCTGCAGCCGGTGCCGAGGAGTCTTAACCGGGAAGAGTTAGGAATTGTTCAACGGCAACCTTTCACCGGGGTAGATATCTGGAATGGTTATGAGCTTTCCTGGCTCAACCCCAAAGGAAAACCCTGTGTCGCCGTGCTTCAGGCCTACGTTCCAGCAAGCAGCCCGAACCTGATTGAGTCCAAGTCTTTCAAACTCTATCTGAACAGTTTTAACCAATGGAAAGTCCGCGACTCAGAAGAGCTGCAACAGATTCTGATTCAGGATTTAAGCCAATGCGCTGGAGCTGATGTTGAGGTGAAATTGTATTCGCTGGATGATATACAGGCATTCCAGATCCATGCCGGTGAAGGCGAGTTACTGGACAATCTCGATATTGAAGTCGACCAGTATCACCCGGAACCCGGTATACTGCAATGTGGCGATAGTGTGGTGCAACGCCAGCATATCAGTCATCTGCTCAAATCCAATTGTCTGATTACCCAACAGCCAGACTGGGGAAGCGTCAGCATTCATTACCAGGGCAGAGAAATTTTTGCCGACAGCCTGTTGAGATACCTGATTACATTCAGGCAGCACAACGAATTTCATGAGCAATGTGTCGAGCGCATCTTCTGTGACATCCTGCGTCAATGCCAACCGGAAAAACTCAGCGTTTATGCCCGCTACACCAGAAGAGGCGGGCTTGATATCAGCCCTTTTCGCAGTAACTTTGAGGCTAACCCACAGTTTGAGCGCCTGATAAGACAATAA
- the syd gene encoding SecY-interacting protein: MNNSVTQSLDDFIQRYIEAHQQQNHGLKTQWDEQWPSPCELGQPDPQGLIRWQPVKRHQQADFSATEQALEMVFHADIKTYYSSYWSEGLNASTARGGLQLLQAWNEDDFERLLQNLVGHVLMKRRLKQPETLFFAVTDDDDFIISLDNASGKVMLEQVGLEPKEVLAERLSEFLTKIEPQVQSV, from the coding sequence ATGAATAACAGTGTTACACAAAGCCTGGACGATTTTATTCAGCGCTATATTGAGGCTCATCAGCAACAGAACCATGGCCTGAAAACGCAGTGGGATGAGCAATGGCCATCACCCTGCGAATTGGGGCAGCCGGATCCACAGGGGCTGATCCGATGGCAACCGGTGAAACGACATCAACAAGCTGACTTCAGCGCAACCGAGCAAGCGCTGGAGATGGTTTTTCATGCTGATATCAAAACGTATTACTCCAGTTACTGGAGTGAGGGCCTTAATGCCAGTACGGCACGAGGAGGCTTACAGTTGCTTCAGGCCTGGAACGAGGATGATTTCGAACGCTTGCTGCAAAATCTGGTCGGCCATGTATTGATGAAACGGCGGCTGAAGCAGCCTGAGACGCTGTTTTTTGCTGTTACCGATGATGATGATTTTATCATCAGTCTGGACAACGCATCGGGTAAGGTGATGCTCGAACAGGTTGGTCTGGAACCAAAAGAAGTGCTGGCTGAGAGACTGAGTGAATTTCTGACAAAAATCGAACCGCAGGTTCAGTCAGTGTGA
- a CDS encoding DUF3192 domain-containing protein produces the protein MKTTIAALSLISVFTLSGCVISVDGNGDGYSDSGWQKREAQNRQLIARLEPGRDFNQISAEFGSPDFSEFHQNEQGSYQVLFYRTHKNKGDGVTTIDECTPLVFKDGELVGWGTSAYAAVN, from the coding sequence ATGAAAACAACAATAGCGGCACTCTCACTGATATCTGTCTTTACCCTTAGCGGTTGTGTAATTTCTGTAGATGGTAATGGCGATGGATACAGTGACAGTGGTTGGCAAAAACGAGAAGCTCAGAATCGACAATTGATTGCGAGACTGGAGCCGGGCCGGGACTTTAATCAGATTTCAGCTGAATTTGGTTCGCCTGATTTCAGTGAATTTCATCAGAATGAGCAGGGCAGTTATCAGGTGCTATTTTATCGTACCCACAAGAACAAAGGTGATGGTGTGACCACTATTGATGAGTGTACGCCACTGGTATTTAAGGATGGCGAGCTTGTTGGTTGGGGAACCAGCGCTTATGCTGCGGTAAACTAG
- a CDS encoding DUF2789 domain-containing protein → MNIGNPTLKDLFGQLGLADDEAAINHFIDTHKGLDSKTRLEDAPFWSSSQSSLLRGALQEDADWAEVIDQLNNRLR, encoded by the coding sequence ATGAATATCGGTAACCCTACACTAAAGGATTTGTTTGGCCAGTTGGGGCTGGCAGATGACGAAGCAGCTATTAATCACTTTATTGACACGCATAAAGGGCTGGACAGCAAAACCAGATTGGAAGACGCACCGTTCTGGAGTTCTTCACAATCCAGCCTGCTTCGTGGTGCCTTGCAGGAAGATGCGGATTGGGCAGAAGTGATAGACCAACTCAATAACAGGCTGAGATAA
- a CDS encoding GNAT family N-acetyltransferase: MNTAPLNPDDIKAVYLTEEDLVVASSILYQAYHDDPLFMEIFKAEDDEYESRLRGAIREELNTFWRARQPMIGIFEGQRLLAVACVLRPDAGFGPGRFWHWRLKMLLTAGLFGTRQMVEKEQKVKDNVPARHYHLLSFIGVHPDHQHRGLGHLLMGAVDTLVREDPQSQGVAVLVTLPKCLSFFEHGQYHHLSELQVGRIRGQLMFRDRSEKS, encoded by the coding sequence ATGAATACAGCTCCCCTGAACCCGGATGATATTAAAGCCGTTTATCTGACAGAAGAAGATCTGGTAGTGGCCTCATCGATTTTGTATCAGGCATATCATGATGACCCGCTGTTTATGGAGATTTTCAAGGCAGAGGATGATGAATATGAGTCCAGATTACGGGGCGCAATCCGCGAAGAGCTGAATACGTTCTGGCGGGCCCGCCAGCCGATGATTGGCATTTTTGAAGGTCAGCGATTATTGGCTGTGGCCTGCGTGTTGAGACCGGACGCAGGTTTTGGTCCCGGACGTTTCTGGCACTGGCGTCTGAAAATGTTGCTCACTGCCGGCCTTTTCGGAACCCGGCAGATGGTGGAAAAGGAGCAGAAGGTCAAAGACAATGTGCCGGCCAGACACTACCACCTGCTGTCTTTTATCGGAGTACATCCTGATCATCAGCACCGTGGTCTGGGACACCTGCTGATGGGGGCCGTAGACACCCTGGTCAGAGAAGATCCGCAGAGTCAGGGCGTGGCGGTACTGGTAACGTTGCCAAAATGCCTGAGTTTTTTTGAGCATGGTCAGTATCATCATTTGAGCGAACTTCAGGTTGGACGTATTCGTGGTCAACTGATGTTCCGGGACCGCTCTGAAAAGTCGTAA
- a CDS encoding DUF3301 domain-containing protein: protein MTLFELVLIFVLVGVGWQFWRIRAISESASEYLTRYCNQQGLQLISLSRRKTRIGSYRGKLDWHTEFNFEFSGNGEDAYQGVLVMRGRHVTQTTLPPYRI from the coding sequence ATGACACTGTTTGAACTGGTTCTTATCTTTGTGCTGGTTGGGGTTGGCTGGCAGTTCTGGCGTATTCGTGCCATCAGTGAGAGTGCCAGTGAATATTTGACCCGTTACTGTAACCAACAGGGCCTGCAATTAATTTCTCTGTCGCGGCGTAAAACCCGGATTGGCAGTTACCGGGGCAAACTGGACTGGCATACAGAGTTCAACTTCGAGTTTTCCGGTAATGGCGAAGATGCCTATCAGGGCGTGCTGGTAATGCGTGGCCGACATGTGACCCAGACCACATTGCCACCCTATAGAATCTGA
- a CDS encoding DUF3549 family protein, protein MSNISTISEFLLHANSQYQVFDMSRGIRTLTAQEFVDIENGLIPHPSPRLGAAWIAVLFWQATPGQHAVAHSPAPEYFIWFLKLPLDEQSKLVPGPRDHFLRILLEALARQAQGESVQDVPDHPYSFAPPQQQMAGFNSLIRKQLALPRSQYFEQALAYMQAPQDKDWTELPLQGINDIAAAMDDPGVRDIVLEKFSQLAAEVRLHLCEAMENHHPDVAFTDLILEWANSSTEDQVQIASLRALSRSKENRRVSDFIRQLLSQPALATDILITISGRHWHRLTEHELFNRYMDTVATQAPELFSAIFADLVRIPTLRQQMLGMLRSPHKSQTLLRAIGTLFSEQGR, encoded by the coding sequence ATGTCGAACATCAGTACTATTAGTGAATTTCTGCTACACGCCAATAGCCAATATCAGGTTTTTGATATGTCCCGGGGGATCCGGACGTTAACTGCACAAGAGTTTGTGGATATTGAAAATGGCCTTATCCCCCACCCTTCACCCAGGCTTGGCGCTGCGTGGATCGCTGTGCTGTTCTGGCAAGCTACTCCAGGACAACATGCCGTTGCCCACAGCCCTGCGCCAGAATATTTTATCTGGTTTTTAAAGCTTCCCCTTGATGAGCAGAGCAAGCTGGTTCCGGGACCCAGGGATCACTTCCTGCGTATTCTGCTCGAGGCCCTGGCCAGACAGGCCCAGGGAGAATCTGTACAGGATGTGCCAGATCATCCTTACAGCTTTGCCCCCCCACAACAGCAGATGGCAGGTTTTAATAGTCTGATCAGGAAACAGCTGGCGCTACCGCGCAGTCAGTACTTTGAACAGGCCCTGGCCTATATGCAGGCGCCACAGGACAAGGACTGGACAGAATTACCCTTACAAGGCATCAATGATATTGCTGCGGCCATGGACGATCCCGGCGTCCGCGACATTGTGCTGGAAAAGTTTTCCCAGCTGGCTGCCGAAGTCAGGCTTCATCTCTGTGAAGCCATGGAAAATCATCATCCCGATGTGGCCTTTACTGATCTGATATTGGAGTGGGCAAATTCATCAACCGAGGATCAAGTGCAGATAGCGTCGCTGCGGGCGCTATCCCGAAGTAAAGAGAATCGCCGTGTGTCAGATTTTATTCGTCAGTTACTTAGTCAGCCGGCGCTGGCCACGGATATTCTGATCACCATCAGCGGCCGGCACTGGCATCGTCTGACTGAGCATGAATTGTTTAATCGCTATATGGACACTGTGGCGACACAGGCGCCGGAGTTATTCAGCGCCATTTTTGCCGATTTAGTCAGAATCCCGACCTTACGACAGCAGATGCTTGGTATGCTGCGCAGTCCTCATAAGAGCCAGACACTGCTCAGGGCTATCGGCACCCTTTTTAGTGAGCAGGGACGATGA
- a CDS encoding YqcC family protein translates to MSAVSSKHKQTLRLLGRLRLSLEQQALWQSVPPSSAELASEQPFCCDTLMFEQWLQFVFIPKMEALCQHQLPLPGHMSLLPMAEQAWPEHVRGSELMQTLHAFDQLYRQEP, encoded by the coding sequence ATGTCAGCAGTCAGTAGTAAGCACAAACAGACTCTCCGGTTACTCGGGCGATTGCGCCTGAGTCTGGAACAGCAGGCCTTATGGCAATCAGTGCCGCCATCGTCGGCCGAACTTGCCAGTGAGCAGCCATTTTGCTGCGATACACTGATGTTTGAGCAGTGGTTACAGTTTGTGTTTATTCCGAAGATGGAGGCGCTGTGTCAGCATCAGTTGCCTTTACCGGGCCACATGAGCTTACTGCCAATGGCAGAACAGGCCTGGCCGGAACATGTCAGAGGCAGTGAATTGATGCAAACATTGCATGCTTTCGATCAGTTATACCGGCAGGAGCCATAA
- a CDS encoding pseudouridine synthase, with amino-acid sequence MLPVLYQDDYMIAVHKPAGLLVHRSLIDKYETRFAMQMVRDQLNQHVFTVHRLDKPTSGVLLFALNRDVARLLNPMFAEGKVEKTYRAIVRGFSPPGGRIEHALKEKLDAIADKKVRTDKEPQSAISEYKTRARFELPFAVRPYKTARYSLVELHPHTGRKHQLRRHMAHINHPILGDANHGDGKHNAMLRTEFDFQGLALNASEIALNHPVSGQKLVIKSESEPRMQRLLTLWRDNNWERECPE; translated from the coding sequence ATGCTGCCGGTTCTCTATCAGGATGACTATATGATTGCGGTGCACAAGCCAGCCGGGTTGCTGGTTCATCGTAGTCTTATTGATAAATATGAAACCCGTTTTGCCATGCAGATGGTGCGTGATCAATTAAATCAGCATGTGTTTACCGTGCATCGGCTGGATAAACCTACCTCCGGCGTGCTGTTGTTTGCTCTGAATCGCGATGTGGCAAGACTGCTCAACCCGATGTTCGCAGAGGGTAAGGTAGAGAAAACCTATCGTGCTATTGTCAGGGGTTTCAGCCCACCGGGAGGGCGCATCGAGCATGCACTGAAAGAAAAGCTTGATGCCATTGCAGATAAAAAGGTCCGTACTGACAAAGAGCCACAGTCTGCAATCAGTGAGTATAAGACAAGGGCACGTTTTGAATTGCCTTTTGCTGTGCGGCCATACAAAACGGCCCGCTATTCACTGGTGGAGCTTCATCCTCATACCGGCCGCAAGCATCAGTTACGCCGCCATATGGCGCATATTAATCACCCTATCCTGGGGGATGCCAATCATGGTGACGGCAAGCACAATGCCATGCTCAGAACCGAATTTGATTTTCAGGGACTGGCATTAAACGCATCTGAGATAGCGCTTAACCATCCGGTAAGCGGGCAAAAATTAGTGATCAAATCTGAGTCTGAACCACGTATGCAAAGACTCCTGACCCTTTGGCGAGACAATAACTGGGAGAGAGAATGTCCAGAGTAA